The Oncorhynchus tshawytscha isolate Ot180627B linkage group LG12, Otsh_v2.0, whole genome shotgun sequence genome includes a window with the following:
- the cdca9 gene encoding borealin-2, translating to MWRQQGEKRHTDETMAPRRIRKVSNQSDGQISKEMRQKQGVLFIQQFEKEAQDRINEMEAKLEQTLATVDRVFKVELMKMPPALQKTVIIDLINADDISAGEVTIAIKTESPEIHQPLTRKLSKVKVSEGASAHKRKATTEPSKGSKKARSLANSSSTGSLRCATPTNTKRTKTRLAKISDQSPLTGTKPRSVLRSASDDYLYCSLPGLSPHVMISTSHGETLCLSDDTVEDVDIGLLDDMAVLQMQKLMKLMDYLFNKVKANQPLSVQ from the exons ATGTGGCGGCAGCAGGGGGAAAAAAGGCACACTGATGAAACCATGGCACCAAGAAGGATAAGGAAAGTCAGCAATCAGTCAGATGGGCAAATTAGCAAGGAGATGCGCCAAAAGCAAGGGGTGCTTTTTATTCAACAGTTTGAGAAAGAAG CACAGGACCGTATAAATGAGATGGAGGCTAAATTGGAGCAGACTCTTGCAACAGTCGATCGGGTTTTTAAAGTGGAATTGATGAAAATGCCACCTGCGCTTCAAAAAACAGTGATAATAGATTTAATTAATG CGGATGACATTTCTGCAGGTGAAGTCACCATCGCCATAAAG ACCGAATCACCCGAGATTCACCAGCCTCTCACTAGGAAGCTTAGTAAAG TGAAAGTGAGTGAAGGTGCATCGGCTCATAAAAGGAAGGCTACAACAGAACCATCAAAG GGTTCCAAGAAAGCCAGGTCACTTGCCAATAGCTCCAGCACTGGAAGCCTACG GTGTGCcacacccacaaacaccaaaAGAACCAAAACTCGTCTTGCCAAAATCAGTGATCAGTCTCCACTGACTGGAACAAAACCCAG ATCTGTTTTGCGCTCAGCCAGTGACGACTACCTGTATTGCTCCCTGCCTGGATTGTCTCCACATGTAATGATCTCTACATCCCATGGAGAG ACATTGTGCCTCTCGGATGATACTGTTGAAGATGTCGACATCGGGTTACTGGATGACATGGCTGTCCTCCAGATGCAGAAGTTGATG AAACTGATGGACTACCTTTTCAACAAAGTCAAAGCGAATCAGCCGCTGAGTGTGCAATGA